In one window of Microbacterium natoriense DNA:
- a CDS encoding sugar phosphate isomerase/epimerase family protein: MSVDPRLSINQATIKHADLETALRVTADAGIQAIGLWREPVNEVGLDVAAQMLADSGLRFTTHCRGGFFTLPEGPERVAALDDNRRAIEETATLAAAGADGSTAVLVLVAGGLPAGSRDLIGARERVRDAIGALAPFAEEAGVTLAIEPLHPMYASDRAVVSTLGQALDIAADFDSAVVGAAVDTFHIWWDPQVLDQIARAGREGRIATYQVCDWKTPLAADVLLSRHYTGDGVIDFGSLTKAVIATGYDRDIEVEIFNADIWADAPEHVVRRTAETFGSAVSPHLR; encoded by the coding sequence ATGAGCGTCGACCCCCGCCTGTCGATCAATCAGGCCACGATCAAGCACGCGGACCTGGAGACGGCCCTGCGGGTCACCGCGGATGCCGGTATCCAGGCCATCGGACTCTGGCGCGAACCGGTGAACGAGGTGGGCCTCGACGTGGCGGCGCAGATGCTGGCCGACTCGGGGCTTCGCTTCACGACGCACTGCCGTGGCGGGTTCTTCACGCTGCCTGAGGGGCCGGAGCGGGTCGCGGCTCTCGACGACAACCGTCGCGCCATCGAGGAGACTGCGACGCTCGCGGCCGCCGGAGCCGACGGCTCGACGGCCGTTCTCGTTCTCGTCGCGGGAGGCCTGCCGGCGGGATCGCGCGACCTCATCGGCGCGCGTGAGCGGGTCCGCGACGCGATCGGCGCCCTGGCGCCGTTCGCGGAAGAAGCCGGAGTGACCCTGGCGATCGAGCCGCTGCACCCCATGTACGCCTCCGATCGCGCCGTCGTCTCGACGCTCGGCCAGGCGCTCGACATCGCGGCCGACTTCGATTCCGCGGTGGTGGGCGCCGCGGTCGACACCTTTCACATCTGGTGGGACCCACAGGTGCTCGATCAGATCGCCCGCGCAGGGCGAGAAGGGCGCATCGCGACCTATCAGGTGTGCGACTGGAAGACCCCGCTCGCCGCCGACGTGCTTTTGTCGCGGCACTACACGGGCGACGGCGTCATCGACTTCGGCTCGCTCACGAAGGCCGTGATCGCGACGGGATATGACCGCGACATCGAGGTCGAGATCTTCAACGCCGACATCTGGGCGGATGCTCCGGAGCACGTCGTCCGGCGCACCGCCGAGACCTTCGGCTCCGCGGTCTCCCCGCACCTGCGCTGA
- a CDS encoding Gfo/Idh/MocA family protein, which produces MSQATTREIGIIMNGVSGRMGYRQHLVRSILAIREEGGIELPDGTRVTVKPILVGRNEAKLAELAALHGIDDYTTDLDAALADPKWEIYADFLVTKARASAIRKAIAAGKAIYTEKPTAESLEEALELARLAKTAGVKTGVVHDKLYLPGLQKLKRLIDSGFFGRILSVRGEFGYWVFEGDWQPAQRPSWNYRTEDGGGIISDMFPHWNYVLENLFGEVKSVYAQAAVHIADRWDEKGEHYTATAEDAAYGIFELEGGIIAEINSSWTVRVNRDELVEFQVDGTHGSAVVGLFGAKIQPRNATPKPVWNPDLEDGHDYDADWQKVPTNDVFLNGFRQQWQEYLVSYVSGTEYPFDLLAGAKGVQFAEAGLTSSAEGRKVAIEQLSL; this is translated from the coding sequence ATGTCACAGGCGACGACCCGCGAGATCGGGATCATCATGAACGGCGTCTCCGGACGCATGGGCTACCGCCAGCACCTCGTGCGCTCGATCCTCGCGATCCGCGAGGAGGGCGGCATCGAGCTTCCCGACGGCACTCGTGTCACGGTCAAGCCGATCCTGGTCGGGCGCAACGAGGCGAAGCTCGCCGAACTCGCGGCCCTCCATGGCATCGACGACTACACGACCGACCTCGACGCGGCCCTCGCCGACCCGAAGTGGGAGATCTACGCCGACTTCCTCGTCACGAAGGCGCGCGCATCCGCCATCCGCAAGGCCATCGCAGCGGGCAAAGCCATCTACACCGAGAAGCCCACCGCCGAATCCCTCGAGGAAGCCCTCGAACTCGCACGCCTCGCCAAGACGGCAGGTGTCAAGACCGGCGTCGTGCACGACAAGCTCTACCTGCCGGGTCTGCAGAAGCTCAAGCGCCTGATCGACTCGGGCTTCTTCGGCCGCATCCTGTCCGTCCGCGGGGAGTTCGGCTACTGGGTGTTCGAGGGCGACTGGCAGCCCGCGCAGCGCCCGAGCTGGAACTACCGCACGGAAGACGGCGGCGGCATCATCTCCGACATGTTCCCGCACTGGAACTACGTGCTCGAGAACCTGTTCGGCGAGGTCAAGAGCGTCTACGCGCAGGCTGCGGTGCACATCGCTGATCGATGGGACGAGAAGGGCGAGCACTACACCGCGACCGCCGAAGACGCGGCCTACGGCATCTTCGAGCTCGAGGGCGGCATCATCGCCGAGATCAACTCGTCCTGGACCGTGCGCGTGAACCGTGACGAGCTCGTCGAGTTCCAGGTCGACGGCACCCACGGATCGGCCGTCGTCGGACTGTTCGGCGCCAAGATCCAGCCCCGCAACGCCACGCCGAAGCCAGTGTGGAATCCCGACCTCGAAGACGGCCACGACTACGACGCCGACTGGCAGAAGGTGCCCACGAACGACGTCTTCCTCAACGGCTTCCGTCAGCAGTGGCAGGAGTACCTCGTCTCGTATGTCTCGGGCACCGAATACCCGTTCGACCTGCTCGCCGGAGCGAAGGGCGTGCAGTTCGCCGAGGCGGGGCTGACGTCGAGCGCCGAAGGCCGCAAGGTCGCGATCGAGCAGCTGTCGCTCTGA
- a CDS encoding sugar phosphate isomerase/epimerase family protein, whose protein sequence is MIAIRPGLCSVTFRALAPEEIVALAASAGLEAIEWGGDVHVPPGDVTRAEQVAQATTDAGLAVASYGSYFRAGTDEELTPILDSAEALGADRVRIWAGSVDAAEATDADWAQTVDRLRSAAAEAGERGIELALEFHSGTLAATALATLRLLDEVASPHLRTYWQPTVAASVDAVLDDYRALGAHTSAAHVFSWWPSKERLPLRARDALWTRFFVEASAAENPPRDALLEFVPGDDPAMLASEAASLRGYLGA, encoded by the coding sequence ATGATCGCGATCCGTCCAGGCCTCTGCTCGGTGACGTTCCGCGCGCTCGCGCCAGAGGAGATCGTCGCGCTCGCCGCATCCGCCGGGCTCGAGGCCATCGAGTGGGGCGGCGACGTGCACGTGCCGCCGGGTGACGTCACGCGTGCCGAGCAGGTCGCCCAGGCGACGACGGATGCCGGTCTCGCCGTCGCCTCCTACGGCTCGTACTTCCGTGCCGGGACCGACGAGGAGCTCACGCCGATCCTCGACAGCGCGGAAGCGCTCGGCGCAGATCGGGTGCGCATCTGGGCAGGTTCCGTGGACGCGGCCGAGGCGACGGATGCCGACTGGGCGCAGACCGTGGATCGTCTGCGGTCCGCGGCGGCCGAAGCGGGGGAGCGGGGCATCGAGCTCGCCCTGGAGTTCCACTCCGGCACTCTCGCGGCGACGGCTCTGGCCACGCTCCGCCTGCTCGACGAGGTCGCGAGCCCACATCTGCGCACTTATTGGCAGCCGACCGTCGCGGCATCCGTCGACGCCGTGCTCGACGACTATCGCGCCCTCGGCGCGCACACCAGCGCCGCCCATGTCTTCTCCTGGTGGCCGAGCAAGGAGCGTCTGCCGTTGCGCGCCAGGGACGCCCTGTGGACGCGGTTCTTCGTCGAGGCCTCCGCGGCTGAGAACCCGCCCCGCGATGCGCTGCTGGAGTTCGT
- a CDS encoding heparinase II/III family protein, whose translation MNGGAETGVRTCGGLIERGALRGIWQAAHADDLPVLVPSVSDREGWKSIAPEARDLILAAADAESGTPWILPRLSQWSAFGRTGDRRAYEDVDFAHKRRIRIAVLAAGIDPTSARVFEAADGLWTLCEQSTWCWSAHDDSFSRGLMATDIARPYLDLGAGEAAALAGWAALVLGDALETDVPGLIPRLRSEVERRILSPLMDRHDWWWENREINNWLAWIVGNVIPAALVFTDGERRRQVLDRCVDGVDRYLAQLPADGGIDEGFAYWWQGAGRAFDALALLDAVSVGAIGAAIAEGALGGLRELARFPERMLLGDDWVASYSDAEARIGADAPWHSLFRAARLCGLDDTAAFAAGRRREGTILGLEADTIGGIGRMVAESFDARWRATAPRRAPFPAQVEFASIAVGIRREHAGDSGGLAVIAKAGHNAESHNHNDLGSVAVAVDGVPLLADLGRGVYTATTFSDQRYSLWYLGSAWHSLPHPHGLEQQPGRQWEAPMRSLDDGWSIDLSAAYAWPVGADRQWTREIRLRDGELVVRDEGAAVGAEGTRISVVCAGVPERIGEGVLVPGRHGSRSLLLAHDAADVEVKTRAAGDPHLERSWGAEVSRILFAPRSGARSWELRARARA comes from the coding sequence GCACGCAGACGACCTGCCGGTTCTGGTTCCGTCAGTCTCCGACCGCGAGGGCTGGAAGTCGATCGCCCCCGAGGCCCGCGACCTGATCCTCGCGGCCGCCGATGCGGAGAGCGGCACGCCGTGGATCCTTCCTCGACTGTCGCAGTGGTCGGCCTTCGGACGGACAGGCGACCGCCGCGCATACGAGGACGTCGACTTCGCGCACAAGCGCCGCATCCGCATCGCCGTTCTCGCAGCGGGGATCGATCCCACGTCGGCCCGCGTGTTCGAGGCCGCCGACGGCCTGTGGACCCTGTGCGAGCAGTCCACCTGGTGCTGGTCCGCACACGACGACTCGTTCTCCCGCGGGCTGATGGCCACCGACATCGCCCGCCCGTATCTCGATCTGGGGGCGGGGGAGGCCGCGGCGCTCGCCGGATGGGCGGCCCTCGTCCTCGGTGACGCGCTCGAGACCGACGTGCCGGGCCTGATTCCACGACTGCGATCGGAGGTCGAACGCCGCATCCTGTCGCCCCTGATGGATCGCCACGACTGGTGGTGGGAGAACCGCGAGATCAATAACTGGCTGGCGTGGATCGTCGGCAATGTCATCCCCGCCGCCCTCGTTTTCACCGACGGAGAACGCCGTCGGCAGGTGCTCGACAGATGCGTCGACGGCGTCGATCGATATCTCGCGCAGCTTCCCGCAGACGGCGGCATCGACGAGGGGTTCGCGTACTGGTGGCAGGGAGCCGGGCGGGCCTTCGACGCCCTGGCGCTTCTCGACGCCGTCTCTGTCGGGGCGATCGGAGCGGCGATCGCCGAGGGAGCACTCGGCGGCCTGCGCGAACTCGCTCGCTTTCCCGAGCGGATGCTGCTGGGAGACGACTGGGTCGCGAGCTACTCCGACGCCGAAGCGCGCATCGGCGCCGATGCGCCCTGGCATTCGCTGTTCCGCGCCGCCCGCCTGTGCGGCCTCGACGACACGGCCGCCTTCGCCGCCGGCCGACGACGCGAAGGAACGATCCTCGGGTTGGAGGCTGACACGATCGGCGGGATCGGGCGCATGGTCGCCGAGTCGTTCGATGCGCGATGGAGGGCGACGGCACCGCGCCGGGCGCCGTTTCCCGCGCAGGTCGAGTTCGCCTCGATCGCCGTCGGCATCCGGCGCGAGCATGCGGGCGACAGCGGCGGGCTCGCCGTCATCGCCAAGGCGGGGCACAACGCCGAGAGCCACAATCACAACGATCTCGGATCCGTCGCGGTCGCGGTGGACGGCGTCCCGCTGCTCGCCGACCTCGGCCGAGGCGTGTACACGGCCACGACGTTCTCGGATCAGCGGTACTCCCTGTGGTACCTGGGCAGCGCCTGGCACAGTCTCCCGCACCCGCACGGGCTCGAGCAGCAGCCTGGCCGACAGTGGGAGGCGCCGATGAGGTCGCTCGACGACGGCTGGTCGATCGACCTGAGCGCGGCCTATGCGTGGCCGGTCGGCGCCGATCGCCAGTGGACGCGGGAGATCCGCCTCCGCGACGGCGAGCTGGTCGTGCGCGACGAGGGAGCCGCGGTCGGCGCCGAGGGCACCCGTATCTCGGTCGTGTGCGCCGGGGTCCCCGAGCGGATCGGCGAGGGTGTTCTGGTGCCAGGGCGCCACGGATCGCGTTCGCTGCTGCTCGCGCATGACGCTGCCGACGTCGAGGTCAAGACGCGTGCCGCCGGGGACCCGCACCTCGAACGCTCCTGGGGCGCGGAGGTGTCGCGCATCCTGTTCGCGCCGCGGTCCGGCGCGCGTTCCTGGGAACTGCGGGCACGCGCGCGAGCGTGA
- a CDS encoding dihydrodipicolinate synthase family protein, with amino-acid sequence MGALRLLAADGAVADAPLNDSGGYSRPASALQSRVAYAAAHVVPKVHADNTPGQPADIDWDSTLAFRRNVYSWGLGVADAMDTAQRNMGLDAAATRELIARSAEVAREEGGSVVVGVNTDHVLESHISLDAVIDAYKEQLHFAEEQGAGPVLMASRHLARVASSADDYRRVYRTVLDSATVPVVLHWLGTAFDPELAGYFGADDWQTASAVLLDIIGENPDKVAGVKMSLLNAESEISVRSQLPSADSGQGVRMFTGDDFNYVSLIGGDQIPSSASTARDLAESTGTSHEQAVQSATTRELGGPARGHSDALLGAFAAITPVASAAIQALDAGDPARYLEILGPTEELSRQVFAAPTFYYKTGVAFLAWLNGHQPAFQMVGGLHSARSLPHLSRIVELANASLALEQPELARERWHGMLRLNGVDA; translated from the coding sequence ATGGGCGCGCTCCGACTTCTCGCCGCCGACGGGGCGGTGGCGGATGCTCCGCTGAACGACTCCGGAGGCTACTCGCGCCCGGCATCCGCTCTGCAGAGCCGCGTCGCCTACGCTGCAGCTCACGTGGTGCCGAAGGTGCACGCCGACAACACCCCTGGCCAGCCCGCCGACATCGACTGGGACTCGACGCTCGCGTTCCGTCGCAACGTGTACTCGTGGGGCCTGGGTGTGGCCGACGCCATGGACACCGCGCAGCGCAACATGGGACTCGACGCCGCAGCGACGCGCGAGCTCATCGCTCGCAGCGCCGAGGTCGCCCGTGAGGAGGGCGGATCGGTCGTCGTCGGCGTCAACACCGACCACGTTCTCGAGTCGCACATCTCTCTCGACGCGGTGATCGACGCCTACAAGGAGCAGCTGCACTTCGCGGAGGAGCAGGGCGCGGGGCCCGTGCTCATGGCGTCCCGTCACCTGGCACGGGTCGCGTCGTCGGCCGACGACTACCGGCGCGTGTATCGCACGGTGCTCGATTCGGCGACAGTGCCGGTCGTGCTGCACTGGCTGGGCACGGCATTCGATCCGGAGCTGGCCGGCTATTTCGGCGCGGACGACTGGCAGACGGCATCCGCAGTCCTGCTCGACATCATCGGCGAGAATCCCGACAAGGTCGCAGGTGTGAAGATGAGCCTGCTGAACGCCGAGTCCGAGATCTCGGTGCGCTCGCAGCTGCCCTCTGCCGATTCGGGTCAGGGTGTGCGGATGTTCACGGGCGACGACTTCAACTACGTCTCGCTCATCGGCGGCGATCAGATTCCTTCCTCTGCATCGACAGCACGTGATCTCGCCGAGAGCACGGGAACTTCGCACGAACAGGCCGTGCAGTCGGCGACAACACGTGAACTCGGCGGGCCGGCGCGCGGGCACTCCGACGCACTGCTCGGCGCCTTCGCCGCGATCACGCCGGTCGCCTCGGCGGCGATCCAGGCGCTGGATGCCGGCGACCCCGCCCGCTACCTCGAGATCCTCGGACCGACCGAGGAGCTCAGTCGCCAGGTGTTCGCCGCTCCCACGTTCTATTACAAGACGGGCGTCGCGTTCCTCGCCTGGCTCAACGGACACCAGCCCGCCTTCCAGATGGTCGGCGGCCTGCACTCGGCGCGGAGCCTTCCGCATCTGAGCCGCATCGTCGAGCTCGCGAACGCGTCGCTCGCCCTGGAGCAACCAGAGCTCGCGCGTGAGCGCTGGCACGGGATGCTGCGCCTGAACGGGGTGGACGCATGA